The following DNA comes from Brassica oleracea var. oleracea cultivar TO1000 chromosome C5, BOL, whole genome shotgun sequence.
TAATAGTTACTCTTGGTAGTTAAACTCAGACCTGAATGAAATATCATTGTATAAGCCATCTTTTGCACTTTTGACAATATATAGCCGTTTTACATGGCAGGAGTTCTATCACAAGGAGTTAAAGTCTGCAACTTCATCCGTTCCTCGAATATTTGGGATGACTGCATCCCCTGTGAAAACAAAGGGTATAAGATTTTAACGCATTTCTCATTCTATCCTGACTGGGTTTTGTTTTGCCACGTTTGGTTTTATTCCTTCTTTCTTCTCTCACCACCTCAGGTGAAAACTTGGATAGCTACTGGAAAAAGATTCATGAACTCGAATCTCTAATGAATTCAAAGGTTGCTCTTTTCTCATCTTGTCTTCTTTTGGTATTCTCTTTCCTTTATAATGATATCTTTCTTGTGCTGTTTTTTTCTTGTGTATTCAATGATATTCATTAAATTTTCTTAATCCATTAAGGTCTATACATGTGAAAGTGAGTCTGTGCTGGCTCGGTTTATACCCTTTTCTACTCCGAGTTTCAAGTTGTACCAGCACATGGAAATACCAAGCTCTACACGCGCAGGCATAGTAGCGGAACTTGAAAAGCTAGCCAAAGAGGTATATATATTCATCGAGATTGGTTTATATCTTCACATTAATGATGACAATGTTTTAATTGCATTTCAGCATCTCTTAGCCCTTGCAACTCTGGATCTCAAATCCTCCACTGTTAATACCATAAAGAAGAGACTGTCAAAGATATGTTCATCTATAACTTATTGTTTGGATGAACTTGGAATTTTGATGGCGCTGAAGGTAATTTTTTTTTGTTTTAATTAATGTTTCAAGGTTTAGGTTAAAAAGAAAACTAACAGAGTTAGTCTTTTTTTCCGCACAACAGGCTGCTCAGTCATTCTCAGTCAGTCAGAACGACTTTGTCTTGTGGGGTCAACAAGAGAAGTTTAGCGAAACCTCCATAAAAAAGTTCTGTAGTAATGCTTCACAGGCCATTTTAGCTTACATACCTGATGGTACATTTTTGCTAGATAATTTTGATATAACTGCAGATTCATTCTTTTTTTTTTTTACTTTACCTCTGATCTTTTTTGGCTCTTTCTGCACATATAGGTCCTTACTGGAGTGTTGCTAACATAGAAAGAAATTTGGAGGCAGGTCTCATTACATCAAAAATACTCTGCCTTGTTGTATCTCTTCTTGGTTATAGGTCTGGATTGCATGCACACTTTCTTTTCCGCTTAGTACAAAATAGACCGATACACATCCGTTTAGAACCTGATCCTCTGAATTTAATTAATACAGGTCCTTGGAGAAAATACGGTGCATCATATTTGTGGAACGGGTGATAGCAGCTATGGTTTTGGAATCCTTTTTGAATGAAATTCTTCCAACCTATAATAGCTGGAAAACTAAGTACGTTGCAGGAAACAACTCTGGCCTGCAAAGTCAAACCCGGAAGAAGCAGAATAAAACTGTGGAGGACTTCCGAAAAGGCTTGGTATGGTCAAATTCTCTTGAACTGTTGGAGTCGTCTGCTTCTAGCAATTTTTTTTTTTTAATTCTGAGTAATCTCTTTTTGTTCGCAGGTAAACATCATCGTCTCAACATCTATTCTAGAGGAAGGTCTAGATGTTCAAAGTTGCAATCTGGTTGTCGGATTTGACCCTGCATCCACCATTTGCAGTTTCATACAGTCTCAAGGGCGTGCTAGAATGCCTAACTCAGATTATTTGATGATGGTGGAAAGGTCTGTTGATATCTGGTTTCGCCTCCATAGATCTTATGATCTGATTGTGTAAACATTAGCTCCATGCTCAACAAAAATTAATTTCTTTCTCTTTATGTTGCCACTTGCAGTGGAGACATGGGCACACGATCTCGGTTAAAGAAATATATTTCTGGTGCGAAAAGAATGCGTGAAGATTCTTTGAGCCATTCTCTTGTTCCCTATCAACCTCTTCCAGATGATTCATCCGGGGAGGTCTACCGTGTCGACAGCACAGGGGCTATTGTAACTTTTAGCTCAAGCGTCAGCTTAATATATTTCTACTGCTCAAGGCTTCCTTCAGATGAGTAAGTCTAATACTTAAGCAGCTTTATCAGTTAGTTTTTTTGTTTATTCGAATTTTTCTTCTTTATATTCTCTTGATTTCTGTTTTTTTGTTTGTTTGTTTGCTGGAAAAGATACTTCAAACCAACTCCTAGATTCGATATAGACAAGGATCAGGGGATTTGCATCCTTTACCTTCCTAAGAGCTGTCAAGTAAAAGAAGTTAAATTTCAAGGAAATGGAAACGTGTTAAAACAAGCTGTATGTCTTAAAGCTTGCATTAAGCTGCACCGAGCTGGTGCTCTAACTGATCATCTTGTCCCTGACATGGTTTTGAAGGAAACTGTCCAAGAAAAACTCGGTAGTTTTGCTGCGTCTTCATTTTTAGACTTTGTGCTGTGTGATAAACCACTCATCTACGAGGTTTGAGTTTGCAGGGAAAATCCACTACGACACTGAACAGCCAAGTTACTTCCCTCCAGAGCTAGTCTCCCAGTTTTCAGCACTGCCGCAGACAACATACCACTTCTACTCAATAAGGATGAAGTCAGAATTTCCAGGAAATCTTCATTTTAAGGATATTTTACTGGGAACCAGGGTTAAGCTTGAAGATGACATTGGGAACACATGCTTCCGGTTAGAAGATCATCTTGGCACAATAGCTGTGACATTAAGTTATGTGGGAGCGTTTGACCTTGCACAAGATGAGGTATTTTTGCTCATTTTTCCTTATCAGTTATCTCTCAGTTAAAATCCGAGATCAGACTCTGTTTTTCTTTGTGTTCAGATCCTTTTGTGTAGAAGGTTTCAGATAACTCTCTTCAGAGTTCTATTGGATCATAGTGTGGAAAATTTGATGGCGGCGTTGGATGGGTTGCATCTCAGAGACGGTGTCGCACTTGATTATCTACTAGTTCCATCCACTCATGAGCAAAAAGCATCTCTTATTGATTGGGAGGTGATAAGATCCGTGAACTTTACTAGTCATAAACCTTGGAAAAGGCATGTGAATTGTTCTGCCAAGGATGCTTCTTGCATTCTACGTACAAAAAACGGGTTGTTTTGCACCTGTGTCTTACAAAATGCGTTGGTTTACACACCACATAATGGATACGTCTACTGCACCAGAGGTATTCTCAGCAATTTAAACGCAAATTCTGTATTGACCAAGAGAAATTCTGGCGATGTGACCTACATGGAGTACTATGAGAAACGGTAAATATATTTTACATAGAAAGTTTAGACAATTATAAGGATTGAGTTGATACTCTTATCTTTGTTGCAGGCATGAGATTCGATTAAATTTTATGGATGAACCTCTTTTGAATGGGAGACACATTTTCACGATGCATAACAACCTTCACATGACCATGAAGAAAAAGGAGAAAGGTTCTTAATCTTTAACCGCATTATGAGTTCTTATTGGCTTCCTTATTCCTTAACTTTTATATTCATTTTGCTGTAGAGCATGACAAGGAGTATGTTGAACTACCTCCTGAACTATGTCATGTCATATTGGCTCCAATATCAGTAGATATGATCTATTCCTATAAATTCATGCCATCTGTCATGCAACGCATTGAATCTTTGCTTATAGCATTCAACCTTAAGAAAAACATCCCAAAAGTCAATATTCCAACCATCAAGGTATAACTTCAGACATTTTTTGATACAAATCATTCATGGCACTTTCATTTTTTGAATTTTTTTTTTTACTCACTTGATGAACTACAGATTCTGGAAGCTATCACAACGAAGAAGTGCCAAGACCAGTTCCACTTGGAATCACTAGAAACACTTGGCGACTCTTTTCTGAAATATGCTGTTTGTCAGCATCTATTCCAAGAATATCATACTCATCACGAGGGTCTTCTCAGCTCAATAAAAGATGGAATGATTTCGAATGTCACGCTCTGCAAATTTGGATGTGACCAGAAACTTCAGGTGAACATTCTTTAGTAGTAGTCTAAAACGGCTCCATCACCTCTGGTTCTAGAGAAATGTTTATCAAGCTCTCTATTCTTTGATTACAGGGATTTATACGAAATGAGTGTTTTGAACCTAAAGGGTGGATGGTTCCTGGCCAATCATCTGCAGCTTATGGTCTTGTGAATGATCATTTGTCCGAATCTACAAACATGTACATTCCTAGGATTGCTAGGAGGAAAAACATGTACATTGCTAGGAGGAAAAACATGTACATTGCTAGGAGGAGGAATTTGAAACGCAAGAGTGTGGCAGATGTTGTGGAAGCACTAATTGGTGCATATCTTAGCGAGGGAGGTGAACTAGAAGCGCTAACGTTCATGAACTGGGTTGGCATAAAAGTCGATTTCACAACTACGATGATCCAAAGAGAGCCATTTATACAAGCAGAGAAGCTTGTGAATGTAAGCTATATGGAGTCTCTCTTGAACTATAAGTTCAAGGATAAGTCTCTTCTAGTCGAGGCATTGACTCATGGCTCATACATGATTCCTGAAATTCCAAGATGCTATCAGGTTCTCTGTCGTGTTTCTCCATGAAGCCAAATCATATAGTTTTGATTCTGTTGGTGTTTTAATTACTGTACTAACTTGACTCTGCTGCAGAGGTTGGAGTTCCTCGGCGACTCTGTGTTGGATTATCTCATAACCAAGCATTTGTACGGCGAGTATCCTAATCTTTCACCTGGACTACTAACCGACATGCGCTCTGCTTCTGTGAACAATGAATGTTATGCTCAAGTAGCGGTGAAATCAAACCTGCACAAACACGTCCTCCATGGCTCTCATGATCTCCACAAGCACATCTCCAGAACAGTCAGTGAGTTTGAACGGTTGTCGTCTGTGCAATCCAGTTTTGGATGGGAATCCGAAATAGCTTTCCCAAAGGTAAACACACATTTCTTTTATTTATCTTTTCTCTTGAACACAAGGCCTTAATGTCATGGATTGTCAGGTTCTTGGAGATGTGATAGAGTCTTTAGCTGGTGCGATACATGTAGACTCGGGTTACAACAAGGAAGTAGTGTTTGCGAGTATAAAACCGCTTTTGGGATGTATGATAACTCCAGATACTGTGAAGCTGCATCCTGTGAGAGAGTTGACAGAACTTTGCCAGAAAGCTCAGTTCGAGTTGAGTAAAGCTAAAGGCTTCGAGAATGGTGAAGCTTACTTCACGGTTGAGGTGGAAGCTAAGGAAATGAGTTTTGCTCACACAGCAAAGGCCTCTGATAAGAAGATGGCTAAGAAGTTGGCTTACAAAGAAGTCTTGAATTCACTTAAGAAGTCTTGACTCCTAAATTTCTCATTATTGTGGAATCGAATAAAACTCTATTAAAGATCTTTCAGATGATTAATATTCTGTTTTGGTTTATTTTGGAAAAATTAACATTTTTTGTTAATTATTGCATTTATGATATCAATTTTTATTTTTAATTTAATCGTATCAAATAGATTGCAAACGATTTAAAAGAAAAAAATTCATTATTTCTTGTTATAAATTTCTTAATATAAATCCTCATAACTAGAGAATTAATTCTTGCTTTATAGTTCACTAAATATATTGTCTAATAGCATCATAACATCGGTAATCATTACAAACACAGTTTCTACTAATCCATCTTGCTACTTGGTTAAAAAAAAGCTCTGTTAACAGAACAAGACAAAACTGTATAAACCAAAAAAGAATATAACAAATGGCAAAGACAGGAAGTGGCTTAAGGTGAATCAAGCCAAAAGCCAAAAGTTCTTGTGACGTTTGGTAGTGATCAAGTAACCACCAAGCTTACGGTTCTTTGGTTTAACAGCAATGGTCATACATGAAGCCTTCTCTAAGCAATACTTGAGAACTCCAGCTCGGCTACGTCGTTTCTTCCATCCCCAACACTTCACTAGTCTCCAAACCGGCGGTTTCTTCTCTTCTCCAACCACTAAGAGAGTCACTTGTTGTTCTTTAGCTTCTGCCACTATCTTCTCTCCTTTCTCTTTCTCTTTTCCTTCTAGTCTCCTTATCTCTACCTCTATCTGTTATTGTATATACACATGATCACATTTTAGCGTTTTGAAACGCTGAAAACGTTTTTGTAAGAATATAGACTCACCCCTGGTCGCTTTGTTTGGCAGAGTTTCTTTAAAGTGTGGACGAGTTCATCGGTCTTTACTTCACGTTTCCGATTCTTCTTCTTGCCTTTATAACAAGTTCAAGATCTTTAGAAAGCCAAATAATACTCAAGATCCAAACATTTTACTCTAGTACTAAATGCGTTTTTACTTATGCCGCCGACCGAATCAGCCAATATAACGTTTTGATGATGAATTTAAAAGTGAAAAGAGATATAACCTTTTCTAAAGGGTTTGGAGAAATATAAGAGGAAAAGATAGTCATGTGATTGTAATGTGTGCTTCAAAGCCCATTCAAGAGCACCAGTTGAAGCAACCACTTTATCCACCACCACCATCACTCTATTCCCTGCCTCAGTGATCTCCTCCTTTGCTGCTTCCACCGCTTCCACTTCTATTATCTCTTCTTCACGTTCAGTTTTGCCACCGCTTACAACGCTTTTTCCATCATCATCTTGTTCCTCTTCTTCTATTTCTATTTCTCCTTCTCCTTCTACACCTTCCTCCTCTTCAAATTCTTCATACTCGCTACTACTGTCACCATCGTTTTCGTCTTCTCTAACGCCATTGTCTCCTCCAAGAAACTCGATTCTTTGGTCCCTCTCTATGGAACGAGAACCAGGTTTGAAACTGGATGTTGATGAACGGATCCTTACATGTCTTAAACTCAACTTTACTGATTTCTTTAGCGATCTAGGCATCTTTTCTTCTAAGAATCTTGATTGTAACAACCATACATTGATCTTGACTATTATTATTGTCCGCATAAAAACATACGTGCAAGAGAACAAAACAACAAAAGAGTTCCTAGGACGTGCGTACCACTAAAATATATTAGTCCGAAGCTAAGGACAGAACACATGCGTTGTAATGTAACTTTGTAATGAGACATTTTTGGCTGTTCATGGTTTAGTGTTTGTATTATAATGTTTTATATAGAAAGTTATGGTCATAATTATTTTTATGCTTTTAATTTATATATATTTTATATAGTTTATAGACGTATCTATAAATTTTTATTTTGCCGTTTCCTGATTTTTCCGTCTCGGTGCAAGTGTGCAACATAGCTTTTTATTGGATTTTCAAGAACTGAATACTGTAATACATGATTACATTACTTCTCAATAGTTAGATATCGCATAAGCGAGTTCTAGCTTCTATTGCAACTTGTTTCTCCACAATTTCTTCCAGAAATTACCGATAAATTTCGAATTACGTTCCACACTCTTCAGACAGCGAGCTAGAGCGATACCATCCTTCTTCTTCCCGTCCTTACTCACATGTGCAACCATTGTAAAACCGCAAGTAGCCGGCATCAAAGCAGTCAAATCAGCCAAAACCTCACTTGACATCACAATCTTCTTTTCACATCCATAGAACCGATACAAATCTGACTACCTAAAATTTATATTAGATCATATCTTCATAAAGAAATATAGCTAATATGGAAATATATTACATGTAGATAATCACATAGTAATATTAACATCTTAGCCAAAAAAATGAATTTAAATATCTTAGCCAAAAAATGAATATTAACATGTTAGCCAAAAAAATAATCGGTGTACCTTGGAGGAGCTTCCTTAATGGCAATCTCTTGTGTCTTCAAACGAGAAAGATTAGCACTAAACATTTCCAACACATCTCTGGCTGCTGGTAGATTCTCCCACTCTCTTGCAGCTTCAAGTATCACTATTATCCTCTGAATAGGAGGTGGAGTTGGAAGATTGAAACGTAGAGCTAGATAAGGCATTATAAGCTGATGCTTATACATAACCTTTGCAAGCCAATACGTTTGTGCAATACCAAAAGGATGTGGAGCAATACGTAGAAGACACTCCTTGTGTTTTGTCGTGATCACATTAGCAGTATCAGGAGTCTTGAGTGTTTCCAAGTAAGAGTTACCAATGCGACCGATGTACTCGTCTCCTCTAACGTAAGTCTTGTCCTTGCTCAAGTGCAATAACCCAAAGACCGCCAAGATGTTAAGACATAGGTTCTAAAGAACCTCTTCGTAGCTCTGTTGAAAGGCTAGAACATCGGCTTCATCATCGGTAGAAGGCAACTTAGTTGTACAAACTGCTTCTGTCTTAAAGGCGCTTCCTAGGGCAGGATAGATACCTACGCCTAACCCATAAGCACGAACCCAAGCTCGAAGAGGATAATCCCCAACAGAGCCAAGGTTAAGAGCAGCAATCATATGAAGAGTATATGGCTTCAGCTTGATACGTAAACGAGCTGAAGAAACATTATCAACGTTACTGCACCATGCAGAATCGGTGACAGTGGCATTCTCAGTAAGGAGATAACCAAAGTCTCGAATGTCGCAGTTAAACTGCAAGACTTTGCTTAGGTTACCAAACATTTCATCTGAATCTTCTTCCATCGTCTCCCACGTAGGTCTCTCGGAAGAAGGTGTCATCATTTCAAGACCGTCGACTACTTCACGGATCTTCTGAACAGTGGTCGTGTGTATAGTCTTCACGAGTGACTCTATCTCGGTGTAGGGCATTGAGGCGACCTTCCAGAACCTGGAGTAGAGAGTGGGGCGTGTGTGGCAGAGTGTCGGGATCGTTGTTGTCCATGACATTCCCAGTGCAGCTGGGATCTTCAGTTTCTGATGCTCTGGTAGGTATTCAACTGAACCACCCTGTACTGGGAGATGAAGATTCCTGGACGTAATAGACAGACCCGAGATTGCCTCCATGCAAGAGATATAACCATCACAAAATCCGTCGATATTTGGTATTGTATATGAACTTCCTTGGTTTCTTGACTCGGCCATTGTTGAGAGAGTATAAAAGTTTATCGTCAATGTTTTGTGAATGAGGAGAAAACTAGTCGTAGTAGTGTTATTTATAGAGGGAGACATCGACACAGAGCGTTTCGAGCCGTTAGTAACAGGCAAAAATGTCAAAACTAGGGTTTCTCAAAGTATGGTTCCAAGGCCTAGTTACATTTAATGTAAAGTCTTAAAATTAAACTACTACCAGCTTCCAATGATACATCGAAGCTTTTCAAGACCGAGTTTTATTGCCTTCCCAAGAGATGTTTTCTCATTTTGTATATAACGGATACTTTGTAGTTAATATAGGCGTGGAGAAAATTACTCTCGAACACACACATGCACATTGTTCTAGAAAAAAAACTTTACTTTTTCGTTCATATGAAAAGAACCAACGCAGATTTATCTTTCCCCATAATTCATTAACTACATGGGATTAACGGGAAGAAAAGAGAAATCTCATCCCGCAACAGATTAACATTTTTATGAAAAAGTTCAAAAAAAAAAGTGATGAAGAAGAAAAATAAAACATTTTAGCAAAGTGGATCATTTGTTGTATTAGGTCAAGAGTTCTTTATATTGGCTTTGTTTGTAAACTTGTAAAGTTACAGAATATGTGGACAAAGATAAAGTTTTGTATTTGTTCATTTGAAATCAAATGAAAATTTTATCCATAAGATTTTTAAGTAAAGTATAGTTTTGTATTCTTAATTTACCAATGATTCCACAATCCACAAATTAACCCCCAATAAAACATTTACATAAGGGAAACAAAACCTATATCTGGACTAATATTGTCTCGTTCTGGTACATTAATACCACAAAAAAAAAGAGGCACTTCAGTAAATAAAATAAATAAATAACAGATCGGGTTGTTGTAATATTACAACGACACGTTTTCTTCGACAATTGTCTCCAACTCTGGCTTCTTAGATTTGGAAACAGAGATCCTATGCATAAACTCCACCGCCGAGAAATCTTCTATATCTTCAAGATTCAGCTTCGTTCCCTTAACCAACCTCGCGTTTTCATCTTCCTCCTCCTCTGGAGACACTTTCCTATTGTCACAGCTTCTCAAACGTTTCTTGCCGGCCATGAAGATCCGAGCCATGTCGGATGCATTGGCTGCGGAAGCCACACGCGTCATGGGGAACGCGACGTATACATGGCAGCCTCCAACGTCTAGGTCGTCGTCGGCTGCGAGAGGGATGAGTTTACGACCTATTTTTAAGGACTTGACGTCAACGAGAAAATGGCTTGGCATCTCCATCATGAGCTCGGCTGCTTTTGTTGGTACGTTGATGTCACGTACTTCACCGTCCGGGAGAATCACTTTAGCCGCCGGTGATGATGATGATGAATTAGATGAAGTCGTTTTGCTTAGAGCGCATGAAACGTAGTTGCCCATATAGTTGAGTGTTTTGTTGATCAAGAGATCTAGAGATTATGTGTGTAAGATGAAATATTTTGATTTTGAGAGGATCGAAGAAGACAAAGGAAACTTTATATATAAAATCTAAAGATGTGCGAATGACTTTGATAATTTTATACATTATTAAATTAAAAAATATGAGGATTAGTATGAATTATAA
Coding sequences within:
- the LOC106294251 gene encoding ABC transporter F family member 4, coding for MPRSLKKSVKLSLRHVRIRSSTSSFKPGSRSIERDQRIEFLGGDNGVREDENDGDSSSEYEEFEEEEGVEGEGEIEIEEEEQDDDGKSVVSGGKTEREEEIIEVEAVEAAKEEITEAGNRVMVVVDKVVASTGALEWALKHTLQSHDYLFLLYFSKPFRKGKKKNRKREVKTDELVHTLKKLCQTKRPGIEVEIRRLEGKEKEKGEKIVAEAKEQQVTLLVVGEEKKPPVWRLVKCWGWKKRRSRAGVLKYCLEKASCMTIAVKPKNRKLGGYLITTKRHKNFWLLA
- the LOC106293932 gene encoding uncharacterized protein LOC106293932, with the translated sequence MGNYVSCALSKTTSSNSSSSSPAAKVILPDGEVRDINVPTKAAELMMEMPSHFLVDVKSLKIGRKLIPLAADDDLDVGGCHVYVAFPMTRVASAANASDMARIFMAGKKRLRSCDNRKVSPEEEEDENARLVKGTKLNLEDIEDFSAVEFMHRISVSKSKKPELETIVEENVSL